Proteins co-encoded in one Streptomyces sp. NBC_01283 genomic window:
- a CDS encoding Wzz/FepE/Etk N-terminal domain-containing protein — MTTSKTSEPSAAAPLLDLQALVVAVRRRRRLWSSLALLGLLIGAAVAVLMPPPPTAVAKVLVTHQEDQANDTGTLIRTDVELLGTTRIAGQALKSLKSPEKPEDFMQDYRGTGVTNNLLQIDVTADTEAQAVARAKALADAFIADHVRRMRETAKAESKALLEQRDRMRVELAKVNKEIGDRSPDSDPKSSASVESLFARRAELNSRIADFDQRAAEARTGTPKIIAGTQVVDAPRALRYSLPKAAVTNAAIGFILGLVLGLAVAAVGAVVAGRPVLRREISANLGASVIAELHRARRRPAKLWQRRRNRAARERLTATLARTVRGSAEPVSLLELGCARTTSVIALDVARALAADGPVVIVDGLPGPQLANSRRDPGDPAVVSGERAAAVDHQVRRLGVGSVAPGTAWTDLQYLGGRTVLVVRAGHGSATWLHTVARQLADQRIPVLGVVLIDPDPRDRTDGTLWDGLHVALRGRGERPARQNEMGQPPTERQPMWAARVPDSDQEAR; from the coding sequence GTGACCACGAGCAAGACTTCGGAGCCGTCGGCCGCCGCTCCGCTCCTCGATCTTCAGGCACTGGTGGTCGCGGTGCGCAGGCGCCGCCGCCTCTGGTCCTCCCTGGCGCTGCTCGGGCTGCTGATCGGCGCCGCGGTGGCGGTCCTGATGCCGCCGCCGCCGACCGCGGTGGCCAAGGTGCTCGTCACACATCAGGAGGACCAGGCGAACGACACCGGCACGCTGATCCGTACCGACGTCGAGCTGCTGGGGACGACGCGGATCGCCGGCCAGGCCCTGAAGTCCCTCAAGTCCCCGGAAAAGCCGGAGGACTTCATGCAGGACTACCGCGGTACCGGCGTGACCAACAACCTGCTGCAGATCGACGTGACGGCCGACACCGAAGCGCAAGCGGTGGCCCGGGCCAAGGCGCTGGCCGACGCGTTCATCGCAGACCATGTGCGGCGGATGCGGGAGACCGCGAAGGCCGAGTCCAAGGCACTGCTCGAACAGCGTGACCGCATGCGGGTCGAACTCGCCAAGGTCAACAAGGAGATCGGCGACCGGTCTCCGGACAGCGACCCGAAGTCGTCGGCGAGCGTCGAGTCGCTCTTCGCGCGCCGGGCCGAACTCAACTCGCGGATCGCGGACTTCGACCAGCGTGCCGCGGAGGCGCGCACCGGCACACCGAAGATCATCGCCGGTACGCAGGTCGTCGACGCCCCCCGCGCGCTGCGGTACTCCCTGCCCAAGGCCGCCGTCACCAACGCCGCGATCGGGTTCATCCTCGGGCTCGTCCTCGGCCTCGCGGTGGCCGCGGTCGGCGCGGTGGTGGCCGGCCGGCCCGTACTGCGCCGGGAGATCTCGGCGAACCTGGGTGCTTCGGTCATCGCGGAGCTGCATCGTGCGCGCCGCCGGCCGGCCAAGCTGTGGCAGCGCCGACGGAACCGGGCGGCACGTGAACGGCTCACGGCGACCCTGGCCCGCACCGTACGCGGCTCCGCGGAACCGGTGTCGCTGCTCGAACTGGGCTGTGCGCGCACCACGAGCGTGATCGCACTGGACGTCGCCAGGGCACTGGCGGCGGATGGGCCGGTGGTCATCGTCGACGGTCTGCCAGGACCGCAGCTCGCCAACAGCCGCCGGGATCCCGGAGATCCGGCCGTGGTCAGCGGCGAGCGTGCCGCGGCCGTGGACCATCAGGTGCGCCGGCTCGGCGTCGGCTCGGTCGCGCCCGGCACGGCGTGGACCGACCTCCAGTACCTCGGTGGCCGGACCGTGCTCGTCGTGCGTGCCGGGCACGGCAGCGCCACATGGCTGCACACCGTGGCGCGGCAACTCGCCGACCAGCGCATTCCGGTGCTCGGTGTGGTGCTGATCGACCCCGACCCGCGCGACCGGACCGACGGCACGCTCTGGGACGGGCTGCACGTCGCGCTGCGAGGACGCGGCGAGCGGCCGGCCCGGCAGAACGAGATGGGCCAGCCGCCGACGGAGCGGCAGCCGATGTGGGCCGCACGAGTCCCCGACAGTGACCAGGAGGCGCGCTAG